GGAATTTCTAAGAACTTGTTGctaatgttgtttttaattttaacagcCTCAAGTACTACAGCCTTCCAGCAGCCTTCCCAGACCCACAGACCACACCCAGGGAAAACTAATAAAGCCACAACACATCGAGGCCCGCAGTGAATGCGCAATCCAAGACATGCATCAGGGCATTGCACATCCGGAAGAAAGCTTTACACACATCTTGCAACAAGAAAGCAACTATGGTTTGGAAGAGCAGCCTTTTTCATCAGGCCCACAATTAACAATGGATGTGGCTAAGAGTACACCTTCTGAAGCAAACTTAAACATTACTGTAAATGCTCAAGAGCCTTATCATTTGGCAAACAATCAAATTAGTGACATGCAGTTTATACCCACTTCTCTTCAGACACCTCCCGAGTCAAGTACAGTAGACCAGGCTAAGAGAGTTGGAAGAAATCAGTCTCCGCCAGTGGGTTATATGTCTCAGCCCAAGTCCTTGCAGCTTTTAAAGCCATCCATATTGAGTTCTTTGGTACCACCTCCAGTTTCTGAATCATCTCCAAGTAGGACTCCCACTTGTAAAAAGTCACCAATAATCACAACATGTAATTCAGCAAAACTTCAGCCAACATCTAGTCAAACAAATCTTGCAAATAATCAGAATTTGAAAGCATCTAAGCTCCGCCCCCCCTCAGGctctttcaaacaaaaacaaacaaacagccccCAACTAGAGCCTCAAAGCTTCCAGGCCAAGACAAGCATCCCAAGGCCACTAACACAACGAAAAGAGATCATGCAGAATCCAAATGGCAATTTGCATTCTGGGGATTGTTTGGCCTCTAATCGATATTCTCGTCTTCCTAAACCAAAGATACATTAAGTACATAGCCATCACCTGccaatttgtttcttaaaaacaatcTCTTCTGTAATAGCTTTATTTGCAGCTTGCTACCGTGGTGGAGGTTCCATTGAAAGCCTGCAAATcttaaattaaaatgtagaagCTTCTACTAGTTTGGCTCCTTCATTTTATATCCTGGTTGAAGTACATGCCATTTGAGCATAATTATCTCAGGTAAACACGAAAGTTTGCTTACCCATTTCAGAGGCCTGCCAAAGGCCCAAATCATGTTATCCATCCCTCTCCAGAAAATTCATAATATTTTACTGAGCAGGCAAGAAGTGTGCTTTGCTGGTTTGGTCCTGTTAAGGTCTGTATTTATTGTGGTTGTCAGAACCTCACCACTTGTCACTTGTCTCTTCTGTGAATATGGCTACTATTTTAACTAAAGATACGGTGATAATGGAGGATGGTAGTCTGTAAGCAGAGTTCTGGCCagtgttttgtatatttaaaaggtCTATGCAAAGCTTTGTGATGAATAAAGGAGATTAGGCTTTTAATGGAAAGTctatgtaagttttatttttccttgccaGGGTCAGTCAGCTAATGTTACTGTTGATTCATTTCCCAAATTCCCCAGGctgaaaatgtttcttattaCATATAAATCAGTTATATATTCCTTTACATCTTGTTTTACAAAcacatgtgcatgtacacacacatatacacatacataccatttatgtttgtatttgttACTGGGTAAATTTTGGAGAGCTTGAGATACACCTTGAAACCTGTACCTAAAGATGTATTCATTTGTAACATATGTTGGTGCTAGAGTTTTGCTGGTAATTCAGTTTTGAACCCTTAGGCTTATGGATCCATGATAGCCATTTTAAGGTTCCACAGCATTATGTCTTTAATTgtagtatttatatttattgattttctgctgATATCTGAAGACTGAAATAATGAACTTGAAACATTTGCACAAAACTTTGATGGGGTATAAATATACCATATATAGGGATTGTAAACTATTTTCTATAGCAaaacaagttaaaatattttgagaaaaagaacaaatttaaataaGACTATCTTGAGAAAGCTGGAGTTCATAAtattctccccctcccccacctccagtcTCCTAGGTTTCCcttttctgtggtttttgtttttttctgtttgttttttgaggcagagtcttgctccattgcccaggctgaagtgcagtagcacagtctcggctcactgcaacctctgcctcccgggttcaagcgattctccttcctcagcctcctgagtagctgggactacaggcatgtgccaccatgcctggctaatttttttgtatttttagtagagatgaggtttcaccttgttggtcaggctggtctcgaactcctgacctcagatgatccacccacctcgtctaTGGTGTAtttttgaaagacaattttttaaaggtagatttgggaaaaaaatagaattgaagacgggaaattttgttttattaaaaaggtGCTAGAAGGTATTTCAAAgacaatattcttattttaatacgCTGTAGAAGGTAGGTGTGGAACCTCCATGCTACCATGTGCACGAACCTAATTATGCTTTGGGCCACTTGTCAGTTCAGTAaatctgccttcctcttctcccaAATCGTGTCGTCTTTAGGTTGTTCACCTGCAGCtgctttaaattaattaatatcttTCAGATAGATAACCTTATAAGGAGAATGTTTGTTTTGAGCAGCTGACCAAAAATGTATCAAACAGGATTATGGCCAGAAAGTCACTCAAATTTCTAGAGGTTCCTTTAAAAGATGTATGTTGATGAAATTGCCCCTTTatgagaaaaacaacagcaagTCTTTTAGTAGAAATTTGAAAGAAGTGTTTGCTACCATTTTGACCCATTATTCCCTTACCTATCAGATGAATTTGCCATTCACTGGATAGAAACCATTCTTGGATTTGGTAAGAGGTGAGCAAGACAAACCTTGTATCATACTCTTATGTACCAGCACTTCTGATGGAGAAGCAGAGAAGTTCAGAACGTTCTTCACATAGTCCAGATACTGTTAGAGTCAGGCAAATCAGCAAAGCACTTATTTGTTTATGGAGATGACCCATGATGGCTGCAGTTTTAAGTGGGCATACGTGTTCTATCAttttgaaggagaaagaaaagcgTTCTCACGTGTTGCAAATATGTGAATCATACTATATTCCCCTAAAGTAAAACCAGTGACTTAGTGGTTTTTGGTTTATTTAGAAGTTGGTTTAGACGCTTATGAAACATTATTTACGAGTTGGCCTTATCCTTAAGGGAaaagttctaaatttttaaatttatttttaattccctaGTCTGAGGGAAATGTCTTTATTGTCCATTACATAAAAATGTTGACtccagtaatttatttttctccattttttcctccatgtatttactccatttttctctatttttttcttccctgatgGATTTGCAGAAATGTTAACCAATTAGCTCAACTTTTCTCTACCTTTGTTGAGTCTTAATCTTTTAGAAGATAGGCTCATCGTATATTTATGAAgcataatatattaaaagaaaacaaatctaggATGCTTGCATGACATAAAGTATTTGCCTGCAGTTTTCATTAAAAACTGCAAGAATATCATGCTTGTCTGCTTCTTAGTAAATGTTAAGTCTGAAATGGAAGTGAGGATGTAACTCTACTGAATAATCAAAGATCATCTTAGATTTGGCTTGATCTGTGTTTATTGCTTCTATTAATGTAAATCAACTCTGTGCCAAATCCTCCTCCACAGGAACACAAACCATTTATTGTCTTAGTTCTAGTGGTATCAATGAAGATAGTTACAGTATATGAATTCTAAGTCCTGAGGAAGAAATTTTATGGGGTTTGTTAAGTTTCACATTTGTGTAAGAGGAAATTAGTAGAGTATTCAGACTTCGATATTTGGCTGTTAATGGGATgcatatcaaatttttaaaagaaagcttgGCCTAAGGAGTTTATTGGTACAGGTGCAGATGATTTTAAGGCATTAAAGGATTATAGAGTTGTGTCATTTAGACTGTTTCTAATAACTGAGACCatctaacatttttcttttggagtctcatttttatttgtgCAATATTTTCAGGCATATAGGCTACTGttcattgtatttatatatatatatattagagttTACTAAGTACTTTAACAAGTAAAAATctgaatatgaaagaaaatatcagatTTGCACTTTAAATGAGCTTAATTGCTTGAAGTTGTGCCTGAAATATCGAAATGCCTCCTATTGGGTGTGGCtttgttgaaataaatttgtAATTGTTGCTGTTTGAAGATATCAGTACAGCTGTTCACAGAAATATATTCCCAGCATGTCACTTTTCCCATTAAAGCACTAAGTTTTCTTTGAATGTTCCATTGTCCTgataagtattttacttttttctcagtACATCAAAGAGAGCGTGATCCCCCTACAGCTGTCATTTCCAAATGTTTCTGTAGCATAAATGGTGTTACAGACACTGGGGTGCACTCTTGGTTTCTGAGCAGAGTTGTCATACTGGTTTCCTGGTCTCTAGGGCACTGGGGATGTACTTTGAAATCACCGAACAGGCTTGCAATTAAGATCAGTAAGGCTGCAGCAGCATTTCAATTTACTTTCCATCTTACACagtagtttttgtgtttttaaattcgTTTGGGTGGTTATGTTTGCATGCTTAAGcacacatttgaaaattaattacaGCTGTACTACCCAATGTTTTTCCTTGGGGATAATGGCcttgttcctttttaaattctGATGCTTGAATTCTATTTTCTAATGATCTTTCACATCCCCCTTTAAGTTTTTGCTGCAGCAATTTGAGAGAGTACTTTTGATTAAATGATTCTGATGGTGGGCACCAATCTACAACTATGTCATTAACTGAAGATACATGTTTTAATCTTGTTGGGAATAAGCTTACCCACTTTCTCCTTGGTAAAGCATTTACTTAACAAAATAATACCCGAGAATGTAAGGTCTCTAAGTCATTACTAACAAAGAGCAAAAATAATATCTGCAGTATTGTTTTTCCCAttgattttaaaagtcagtttagAGTACAAACTGTATATTGGAATTTGCCTGTAAAATGAATTCTAAAAAACAGATGTAAAGTCTCTCCTGAAAATGTTGgcatagtaaataaaaataaagttcataaTTATAAAAGCTCTCTTGTCTTTCTCAACATTGACTCCCatagtttactttttctttgatATCTTTTTTCCCACAAAGATCTAAGATACTGTTCATTTGCTTATGTTTTTCCCAACTCTGATACTTTATTTTACATGCTGCCTTCACACACACCTTCACACCCCAAGCCCTGATTGAGTAGGAGTTGatcagtattttgttgttgtgtcttcaCAAATTCTGTAAGTGATCTGGTACTTTCGTTTCCATTGTAATAAAATATCTGCTTTATCTTAGAATATTGGGATAATGGTTAATGGATATTTCAAGAAACATTAGCACCTTGGATTTAGAATGCTGTACAAGGAAGAAAACActtgtaattttaattattttgtcttaATTGTTTTTAAGCAGTATACAAAATAGCTTGAGGCAAGAAAGGTGTTTAGtgaaattttacataatttttaggaacaaaaggaataaggaatatatattttttcagttttacagtTTAGTCAGATGCGATAGTCATGTAAGAGACAAAAAAGTTGATGCAGTGGTATGTTATTAATCCAAAATGTTTACATGAATTCTGGGAAAGGAGGGAAATTGGATTAATAGTACGTTTGATAATAGCATTTATTACCTCTTAAGACACCTGTATGAACTTTAAGGCCATCTGAGTTCTTAGTTTTGCAGAATTTTGCTCCTTAGGTCAGCTAAATCGGGGTTCTTGTGTCGGGACCAGGAAAATGTAGACACGCGGACACATTGAAGTGTGTGGGGAATGGAATTcattgggcaaaaaggaaaaaaaaaaacagcaaagcgAGGGGGGAATCCTGCTAACAGGCCCCCACCTCACAGATTAGTTCCAGGCCACCACACATGTGAGCTGAAGAGCTCAGGCTCTTCCCTCCTGCCCAAGGCTGGAACTTCCCGTGGCTCCACCCAGTTCTTCCAGTGCACAGGCTGGTTGGAGATTCTCTGGGGACCCTCCCCCTTATCGGCCTTCTGCATCTATCATTAACAAGTACTTTCTTATACtaaaaattttcccttttaattttgtcattaaGTGTAgtcatttcagtttcttcatttataatcaAACGCTGTTGATTGCGTGTTTTccattgtgaaaatattttatccctaCAGAAAAGACAAGCCTGAGTTAAAGAATTGACTTCTTCCTCTGTTAACTTGGTTTAAGTAAGTTTGATGGGATGTCTTACCTGTGTCACTTGCTATGCTGGCTGCAGGGTGTACAAAGGTAACGATGATACAGGTTCTGCCTCATGGAGCTTAGGAACCCTAGGGGATTTTTaacatcatccaatccattgcAGCACTgagcccttccccttcctttgaACCTACCAGTCTCCTTTGACATTTCCTCTTCAGTTTCATTTCATTCTGGCCTTTAACTCCCTTGCACTATTCTCCTCTTGGATTCTATATTACGTTTATTCTTGTTTGGTTGCATGCCTTCATTTCCCTAGAAAACCtggccttttattattttatccaaGAACGAACTTCCTCTTTAGCCACTATTAAATACTCTGCTTTCTACCTTAGGTTCTTAGAATTTGATTTTAAGACTTCTCAACTATCCTAAGGCCACTGTCCCTTTTAGAACCTCAACCCATACAATGTTGCTTTCTGAAGTCTACCTTTAACATTCAAATTCATGTCCAGTCTTTTCCTTCCATCCCATTCTCTTGGATAGATCAAATATAATATGGTCTACTTGatgtttttggtttctatttaaattttaatttttatggatatataattttacatatttatgaaatacCTGTTATTTCGATACAAGCATACACTATAATCtgtgtaattgggatatccattacctcaaacgtttattatttctttgtgctaGGAATATTTCAATTCTACTCTTctgcttattttgaaatatacaataaattattgttaactatagtcactgtactgtgctactgaacactaggtcttattccttctaactgtatttttgtacccattaaccatcccctctttatcccacctccccaccaccctttccagcctttggtaaccactattctactctctatctctgttagatcatttcttttttatcttccacatgagtgagaatgtgcaacatttgtcttcctgtgtgtggcttatttcacataatataATGACccccagtttcattcatgttgttgctgGTTTCCTACCATTTCTTGCCATGGAGTCTCTAAGGAGGAATTTAGGTCATCCAGAGAAGCCTTTTCCTCACTGATGAATTCTCCCACCCATACACACAGCCCTCAAATTAGCATCTTTTCTGTGCAAAAatcaaagaggaagaaacagTTCCTCACAGGCACTTCTCTGGTTTCTCAACCTGAAAAGTGGTATTGCTATTTTCCGGATTTCAACCCACTCCTTAATCCTCACATGAATTCATTCAGACACCCATTTTGAGTATGAATAATCCTTCTTTGGTAATATTTTAAGTGATTACAGAACAAATGCTTTCTGCAGCAAAAGTATACCTGAAATGTCAGTCTACTAAAGTGAAAGGTAACTATTCCCCACAAGAAACATGGTCGAAATGCTTGTTTTGTGCACAGCTCTCGTTTCGGTCTCATGGCAGGAGGTGGATGAGACGGAGACCCTGCAATTGAAGAGATCAAATTGCAACATGACAAGAGGGATCCCAAACAAAGCACTGTAAAAGAGCTAGTGGGCAGGAAGGAGACGTTTGGGACCACAGGTGAACTCACTTCCAAAACCATTCATCCTTGacaaatgtgcatgtgtgttaggatttctttttaattacagctaaataaaaattaggccacTATCACATAACCTGTAGTAGTAACAATACATTCCACGAACCTGAGACCTTTTTAAGCACGTATCAGTTCAAAATACTTCTGAATtatcaggaatttaaaaaattttcacaaGTTTTAGCTGAGGTTTTGCATTTGTAGTAGGTCAAATGCAAATGTGAattacaatgaaaaacaaaagtaataggACCTGTGATGGATTGTTAATGCAAATAGTTTCTTAAATTGTGTTCCAGAGTTTTGCTGAGATGCAAACACAGGTGCTCTAAACTCCCTGCTGCCAGGGGCCGCCTCCACCAGGTTCAAAGATTGAGGACTAGACAGAGCTCACAGGAGGTGTTTGGGAAAGGGTTTGGGCCAGACTTGGGCTCTCAGAACCCTGGTCGTTGGTCTGACTACTCTCATTCTAAGAAGAATTTCAACTAAGGGAAGGGAAGCAAAGCACACAGTGCTTTCCTGCCTTTCAGAGCTCCTAAAGAATTCAAGGGGGAAGCAAAGGAGACCATGGACTTAGAACTGTTTGTGAATATTACAAGAAGCATTACTAAAGTCACAGAACAAACCACAGAAGTACAAAGGGCCAGTATAACAACAAATTAATGATTTTTGCTATTAGTCAAAGAGATGCAAAACAATGGTGTGCTACTTACATACCTTTATATGCAAAGAACTGTTTAAAAGAGTGGAgcattggaaaaaaaatgtctgaCAGTAGGAGAATGATTACATTATTTATATGACAAGATGATGCCACAGTCAGCTAATGCTCTTGGGGAATATTTActcaaaatatgtataataatatttattcaaaatattcatattaCAACTGAGGACAAAAGCAAATTTACAAACCCATGAATGTAGTACAATATCAATACATATATGCTTATAAATACCTATATAAAAGAATAACTTCTTAATGGTGGCTGAATTattggccattttattttttatctttttatacattttctgtttcttaaaaatggTGAGACTATGCTCTTATAATCAAAAAGtgcatgtgtatgtctgtgtgtttaaTAACAGGGTcatttctgttgcccaggcaacatTTGTAAAGCACCTGGCATATAGGCATCCAATAATTAATCTCCCTTGCCACAGATTTAATGAGTGGTCTTTGTCATCATGGGATGatgtttcagaaaattttaagtcACTTATGCGAAGACATAGCAAATGGCCTATCTCCCTGACCTCAAAACTAGTAAGACTGCATTATTGTTTTACTCCTTTTTTTGTTCTAGTAATTGGGGTTGGGAACACATTACCTTATGAATCAGGATCCATCCACTGTCAGTGACAAAATCTATTTCTCCCAAACTTGAATAGTTTGTTCTCTTAGCATGGAAGCTTGGAGAGATTCATCCTTACTTATGTCAACCCTTCTCTGTGTTCTTTGTGTAGTATTTTCTTATTAGTCATCAGTTCCATCTACACCATCCCACATAGGAGTGCCCTAAACAAAATCTTTATAGATTGATAAGTCCATTCCAGCGTCCTGCTGCGTGAGGGCTGTTTGCTGTGGGATGTCAACTCTTAGTATATTAACTGGACCTTAGTGCATAGTCTGACGGAATGCAAATTGCATTGGACACATTTTTATAGCATGGCTCGATGGTGCTGGAAACCAGAAAAGACAGATCCCAGGGCTTTGCCCCACACACTAGTTACAGGATTGAGGATTCCTCTGGTTTGTTCAGCCACTGCtctgctgcctcctgcctcccaggctgggatGAGCTAAAGAACAGGCCATCTAATTCTGCTCACTGGTTTCAAGCCACGGAAGGAGACACTAACCTTTAATTATAACATTTACTTATGGTTTCCTTAAAGCTAAGCTAATGCTACTCTGGTTTGGGGTGAGTGGGGAAAGCCTACTAGAGTCCAGTTGCCCAGCTCTCAGCAGCACAAGGCCTGGTCAGAGCTTCCTTCCTTAAGGAACAAACACACAAGACTGCATGAAAGAAATAGGACAGGAAAAGGAATCCTAAAGCAAGCAACTGTGTTAAAATCCAAGCAGGTATTGACTTCTTTTGtacaaagaagtaaaatttttCCCACAAcaactatttttctctttttatcaatatttaattttctgtaacCACACTTCACCACCACTTTTCTAATAACTTTTAACTGCAAACAAAGTTATGTGACCATTTTTCTCTGCCtgagaaaatgggatttttttcctttcttctgaataCTGCCCTCCCTGCACCCCCTCCCAACCCCCCGCCCTGTGACAAGCTCAGAACATCAAAGGCAAGTGTTTTATGCACCGTGTACATTCACTGTCTGACTCTCTGCCAGGTTGGAGGGGAGAGCAGAGATTCGTGCTAGCTAGGTCAGGCTCTGTGCACAGGAATTTGGGCTGCGGGAGAAGCTGCTCTTTATCCTCTTCTGCCTTAGGGCAGGCAAGATGGGAACACTCTTCTTAGCATCTTTTAATCCATGTTGTCTGTGCTCTGTCACTCCTGCTTCTGAGTATTCCCAATAGTCAAAAGAATTTTGCTCAGTTTCCCTCAGTCCTTTGCATTACACGTTATAAATTACATTTGAAGATGCATCTTTGCATAAGGCATCGGGCCCTGTAAGccaccccatccccatccccactcAACACTCACTGGTGAGAAGAtaagccattttttaaatgtttattttatttttttgagatggagtctcactctgtcacccaggcttgagtgcagtggtgcaatcttggctcactgcaacctccgcctcccgggttcaagcgattctcctgcctcagcctcctgagtagctgggattacaggcacccaccaccactcctggctaatttttttttttttttgtagagactggggttttacaatgttggccaggccgattttgtactcctgacctcaggtgatccacccactttggcctcccaaaatgctgagattacagcatgagccactgtgcttgccaaaccattttttttttta
This genomic stretch from Nomascus leucogenys isolate Asia chromosome 18, Asia_NLE_v1, whole genome shotgun sequence harbors:
- the CCSER2 gene encoding serine-rich coiled-coil domain-containing protein 2 isoform X5, encoding MNRFDRPDRNVRQPQEGFWKRPPQRWSGQEHYHLSHPDHYHHHGKSDLSRGSPYRESPLGHFESYGGMPFFQAQKMFVDVPENTVILDEMTLRHMVQDCTAVKTQLLKLKRLLHQHDGSGSLHDIQLSLPSSPEPEDGDKVYKNEDLLNEIKQLKEEIKKKDEKIQLLELQLATQHICHQKCKEEKCTYADKYTQTPWRRIPPQVLQPSSSLPRPTDHTQGKLIKPQHIEARSECAIQDMHQGIAHPEESFTHILQQESNYGLEEQPFSSGPQLTMDVAKSTPSEANLNITVNAQEPYHLANNQISDMQFIPTSLQTPPESSTVDQAKRVGRNQSPPVGYMSQPKSLQLLKPSILSSLVPPPVSESSPSRTPTCKKSPIITTCNSAKLQPTSSQTNLANNQNLKASKLRPPSGSFKQKQTNSPQLEPQSFQAKTSIPRPLTQRKEIMQNPNGNLHSGDCLASNRYSRLPKPKIH